The Actinomycetota bacterium genome window below encodes:
- a CDS encoding replication-associated recombination protein A gives MGDPNLFNQQSPDVPETPREGAPLAHRMRPSTLEEFAGQEEILASGSALRRAIEADRLPSMIFFGPPGTGKTSLAMIIAAKTKANFRQVSAVSSGVADLRKVFAEAEDELKYRGRPTILFVDEIHRFSKAQQDALLPVVESGVVTLIGATTENPYFEVIGPLLSRCELYEFHHLEPPELRRLVKSALEDGKRGLGKAGLALDDQGFEAIARASGGDARAALIILETAAELAPESHKGIIPMEVIEEAVHRKPVFYQKGGDLHYDAISAFIKSMRGSDPDAAIYWLAVMLTGGEDPKFIARRMVIFASEDIGNADPQALVVATSVSRAVEFVGLPECQINMSQGVAYLCLAPKSNASYRAIGAAMKDVKEEGTRRPPKHLRDSHYPGAKKLEHGTDYQYPHNFSGAVVEQDYLPPGMEKREYYSPSDRGFEKELRRRIKELKGGGGGSS, from the coding sequence ATGGGCGACCCGAACCTTTTTAACCAGCAAAGTCCGGATGTTCCCGAGACTCCGCGCGAAGGAGCCCCACTGGCGCATCGCATGCGTCCTTCGACTCTTGAGGAATTCGCGGGCCAGGAGGAGATACTGGCGTCGGGAAGCGCCCTTCGCCGTGCGATCGAAGCCGACCGTCTGCCCTCGATGATCTTTTTCGGTCCTCCCGGCACCGGCAAGACCAGCCTGGCTATGATAATCGCCGCCAAGACGAAAGCCAATTTCCGGCAGGTAAGCGCCGTTAGTTCCGGTGTCGCCGATCTTCGCAAGGTCTTCGCCGAGGCCGAAGACGAACTGAAATACCGGGGACGGCCGACCATCCTTTTTGTCGACGAGATCCATCGCTTCAGCAAGGCACAGCAGGACGCCCTGCTGCCTGTTGTGGAAAGCGGCGTAGTCACCCTGATCGGCGCGACAACAGAGAATCCCTATTTCGAGGTGATCGGGCCGCTGCTTTCCCGCTGCGAGCTTTATGAGTTCCACCACCTGGAACCACCAGAGCTGAGACGCCTGGTTAAAAGCGCGCTTGAGGACGGCAAGCGCGGCCTGGGGAAAGCCGGCCTCGCACTCGACGATCAGGGCTTCGAAGCCATCGCCAGGGCTAGCGGCGGTGACGCCAGAGCGGCGCTGATAATCCTGGAGACCGCAGCCGAGCTGGCGCCTGAAAGCCACAAGGGGATCATCCCGATGGAAGTCATCGAAGAAGCAGTCCATCGCAAACCGGTCTTTTACCAGAAGGGCGGCGATCTCCACTACGACGCCATCTCCGCTTTCATCAAAAGCATGCGCGGCAGCGATCCCGACGCGGCGATCTACTGGCTGGCAGTCATGCTTACCGGCGGCGAAGATCCCAAGTTCATCGCCAGGCGGATGGTGATCTTCGCATCGGAAGACATCGGTAACGCCGATCCACAAGCTCTGGTCGTAGCCACTTCGGTATCGCGCGCGGTGGAGTTCGTGGGCCTGCCGGAATGCCAGATCAATATGTCACAGGGGGTCGCTTATCTCTGTCTCGCACCCAAGAGTAACGCTTCCTACCGCGCCATTGGCGCAGCCATGAAGGACGTCAAGGAAGAGGGGACGCGGCGGCCGCCCAAGCACCTGCGCGACTCGCATTACCCTGGGGCGAAGAAGCTGGAGCACGGCACCGATTATCAGTATCCGCACAATTTCAGCGGGGCTGTAGTCGAGCAGGATTACCTTCCTCCCGGCATGGAAAAACGAGAATATTACTCACCTTCAGACCGGGGGTTTGAGAAAGAGTTGAGGCGGAGAATTAAGGAACTGAAGGGCGGCGGCGGCGGTAGCTCATAG
- a CDS encoding HNH endonuclease produces MSDKVLVLNATYEPLNVCSARRAIVLMLKQKAEAIETSGRVFHSAESAFALPAVIRLSNFVKVPHGKTRRVSRRAVLARDRHSCQYCGSRFHLTIDHIIPRSRGGESTWENIVTSCAPCNSRKGDRLPYEVNMQLRSKPRPPDPRALICMAVSEIHLSWKRYLDYAVA; encoded by the coding sequence ATGAGCGACAAGGTACTGGTGCTCAATGCCACCTACGAACCGCTCAACGTCTGTTCCGCCCGCCGGGCTATCGTGCTTATGCTCAAGCAGAAGGCCGAGGCGATCGAGACGTCTGGCCGGGTGTTTCATTCTGCCGAGAGCGCGTTCGCGCTTCCCGCTGTCATCAGGCTCAGCAATTTTGTAAAAGTGCCTCATGGCAAGACCCGAAGGGTGTCCCGCCGGGCGGTGCTCGCACGCGACCGGCACAGCTGCCAGTACTGTGGTTCTCGCTTCCACCTGACTATCGACCATATAATCCCGCGAAGTCGCGGTGGCGAGAGTACCTGGGAGAATATTGTTACTTCATGCGCCCCGTGCAATTCGCGAAAGGGTGACAGGCTGCCATACGAGGTCAACATGCAGCTGCGCAGCAAGCCTCGTCCGCCCGACCCCAGAGCGCTGATCTGCATGGCGGTCAGCGAGATCCATCTATCCTGGAAGCGCTATCTCGACTATGCTGTTGCCTGA
- a CDS encoding NDP-sugar synthase — translation MKAVILVGGQGTRLRPLTLTTPKPMVPLANKPFVSYVLERLRDHGISEVVFSMGYLPDGIKSYFGDGSDCGLKVTYVTEDRPLGTAGAVKNVEEYVRDGDFLVLNGDILTDLDLRSLIEYHNHNQAVGTIALTPVEDPTAYGLVRTGEDGAVLGFLEKPSWDQIDTNLINAGTYVLRSEVFDLIPERMEYSFERGVFPKLVGKGLYGFRSDAYWMDIGTPEKYLQAHYDILEKNVETSVSACLDQDFVCMQGQVHLEEGAKLVPPVIIGEGCVIKAGARVGRMAIVGAGCTIEAGSVIEESILQEGCTLEENVVVQRSIIARGASVGRGTIVAGGAIIGEGARVEGDNILTNHVRIYPGTVIREGSIKF, via the coding sequence TTGAAAGCTGTGATTCTGGTCGGCGGACAGGGTACGAGGCTGCGGCCTCTGACCCTGACAACGCCGAAACCGATGGTGCCGCTGGCCAACAAGCCGTTCGTCTCCTATGTACTGGAGCGGCTGAGGGATCATGGCATCAGCGAAGTAGTCTTTTCCATGGGATACCTGCCCGATGGCATCAAGTCGTATTTCGGCGACGGCAGCGATTGCGGCCTCAAGGTGACCTATGTGACCGAGGACCGCCCCCTGGGGACTGCGGGCGCGGTCAAGAACGTGGAAGAATACGTCCGGGATGGAGATTTCCTGGTGTTGAACGGCGACATCCTCACCGACCTCGATCTGAGGAGCCTGATCGAGTATCACAACCACAACCAGGCGGTCGGAACCATAGCGCTGACACCGGTCGAGGATCCCACGGCTTACGGGCTGGTTCGTACCGGAGAGGACGGCGCAGTTCTGGGATTCCTCGAAAAGCCCAGTTGGGACCAGATCGACACCAACCTGATCAACGCCGGCACCTATGTGTTGAGGAGCGAGGTATTCGACCTCATCCCGGAACGCATGGAATATTCGTTCGAGCGGGGTGTATTCCCGAAGCTCGTCGGGAAGGGACTCTACGGTTTCCGTAGCGATGCCTACTGGATGGACATTGGCACGCCCGAGAAGTATCTGCAGGCCCATTACGACATTCTTGAAAAGAACGTGGAGACCAGCGTTTCCGCCTGTCTCGATCAGGATTTCGTCTGCATGCAGGGGCAGGTGCATCTGGAAGAGGGCGCCAAGCTTGTACCACCGGTCATCATCGGTGAGGGCTGCGTGATCAAGGCGGGGGCTCGCGTGGGCCGAATGGCCATCGTCGGCGCGGGCTGCACCATCGAGGCGGGCAGTGTCATCGAAGAATCCATCCTGCAGGAAGGCTGCACCCTGGAAGAGAACGTCGTCGTCCAGCGCAGTATCATCGCCAGGGGCGCATCGGTGGGCAGGGGCACGATCGTCGCAGGCGGCGCCATTATCGGTGAAGGCGCCAGGGTCGAGGGGGACAATATCCTGACCAACCATGTGCGCATCTATCCGGGCACGGTGATCAGGGAAGGGTCCATAAAGTTCTAG
- a CDS encoding UDP-glucose/GDP-mannose dehydrogenase family protein translates to MMAKEKTSVGMIGIGYVGLVTGTCLAELGNDVICMDIDVEKIAALREGQVPIYEPGLPELVAKNRERMTFTTSLTDIFENCELVFIAVDTPPTFTGDADLSRVFAVMSALPGLSTDHHILVMKSTVPVGTGNKISSELARMDVGNIDYVSNPEFLREGSAIGDFLNPDRVVIGSRNPEAGEKVAALYKDVDAQVLRTNIPTAEMIKYASNAFLATKISFINEIANVCEEVGADVTVVADGMGRDKRIGKHFLNAGIGFGGSCFPKDVTALKQIAGNSGYHFQLLTAVIEVNELQKRRVVNKLQKHLGTLADKTIALLGLAFKPNTSDLREASSIVLASRLLGDGALVKAYDPVAIPYAAKAVRGILLCDDILSAVKDSDAVVLVTEWEEFAELPLEEMKKLMRHPLIIDGRNFLDPQKVRDAGFTYEGIGRT, encoded by the coding sequence ATGATGGCTAAAGAAAAAACATCGGTAGGCATGATCGGCATAGGCTATGTAGGCCTTGTCACTGGAACCTGCCTGGCCGAACTCGGCAATGATGTGATCTGTATGGATATCGATGTCGAGAAGATCGCGGCTCTCAGGGAAGGCCAGGTGCCTATCTACGAGCCGGGCCTGCCCGAGCTGGTGGCGAAGAACCGTGAGCGCATGACGTTCACCACTTCGCTGACAGACATATTCGAGAACTGCGAACTGGTCTTCATCGCGGTGGATACGCCTCCGACCTTTACCGGGGACGCCGACCTCAGCCGTGTCTTCGCGGTAATGTCCGCGCTTCCCGGGCTTTCAACCGATCACCACATCCTGGTCATGAAGAGTACCGTGCCCGTCGGCACCGGCAACAAGATAAGCTCGGAGCTGGCGCGGATGGACGTCGGCAATATCGACTATGTATCCAATCCGGAGTTCCTCCGGGAGGGATCAGCAATCGGCGACTTCCTCAATCCCGACCGGGTGGTCATCGGCTCGCGTAATCCGGAAGCCGGCGAAAAAGTCGCAGCGCTTTACAAGGACGTGGATGCCCAGGTCCTGCGCACCAACATCCCCACCGCGGAGATGATCAAGTATGCATCCAACGCCTTCCTGGCAACCAAGATCTCTTTCATCAACGAGATAGCCAACGTCTGTGAAGAGGTAGGCGCCGACGTGACCGTGGTCGCTGACGGCATGGGCCGCGACAAGCGCATCGGCAAGCATTTTCTCAACGCCGGCATCGGATTCGGCGGTTCGTGTTTTCCCAAGGACGTGACCGCGCTCAAGCAGATCGCCGGTAACTCCGGCTATCATTTCCAGCTGCTCACCGCGGTCATAGAGGTAAATGAATTACAGAAGCGGCGGGTAGTCAACAAGCTGCAGAAGCACCTGGGGACGCTGGCGGACAAGACGATCGCTCTGCTCGGCCTCGCCTTCAAGCCCAACACCAGCGACCTGCGTGAAGCTTCGTCGATCGTCCTGGCTTCACGGCTGCTTGGCGACGGCGCCCTGGTGAAGGCTTACGACCCCGTAGCTATCCCTTACGCCGCCAAGGCTGTCCGTGGCATCCTGCTTTGTGATGACATCCTCTCGGCGGTCAAGGACAGCGACGCTGTGGTTCTTGTCACTGAGTGGGAAGAGTTCGCCGAACTGCCCCTCGAGGAGATGAAGAAGCTCATGCGCCACCCGCTGATCATCGACGGCCGCAACTTCCTCGATCCGCAGAAAGTACGCGATGCGGGATTCACTTACGAGGGTATCGGCCGCACCTAG
- a CDS encoding LCP family protein: MIPQRGRHYKKPALWKRILKWTALSLLVIILAVGIAGFIFVYHTLGKIGLDTEVIYEAKQQLDIPLPDEPENILIMGTDSDPDGTNKRSDTIMLARVNPKGECLSILSMPRDLVVNIPGVGQDKINSAYAVGGAPLAIETVRELTGQPVHHFVMVDYTGFEKAVDAMGGVYIDVDKRYFNDNSDALWGQEYEPIDIYPGYQKLSGKDALAFVRYRHTDSDFMRIARQQLFINDTKAQSMKWGNITKIPELADVFASNTTSDIGRSDVLSLTKFIMGLSRDRIFQVQAPVDELNGGYLAVSREAFSQALEDFNSPAFAKPEPQIPGAAAPEVPSEKTKKTPLEVLNGNGVEGAASLAANLLMQKGFTSVAIGGNASNSYGDNQIYFREGNQQAAEELATLLKPATVSPMPPELSTKAQVLVAVGSNFEGQLTEKQPEVKSALNFEQDSETGLRSWQSASLQVPFKVQKPTSFPAEFDYADFHIYEIQTDDGPRPALKVVGESETGDSWGIMETTFANAPLLDNATIEREVSGRNYRFYYVGDKLKYLAWQDGDVVYWLSNSLQNTLSEDTMVQLAVSFKTV, encoded by the coding sequence TTGATTCCACAACGCGGGCGGCATTACAAAAAACCGGCGCTATGGAAGAGGATACTCAAGTGGACCGCCCTCTCCCTCCTGGTAATAATTCTAGCTGTGGGTATTGCCGGCTTCATCTTCGTTTACCATACACTCGGAAAGATCGGACTCGATACCGAGGTCATCTACGAGGCCAAGCAGCAGCTGGACATCCCCCTTCCCGACGAGCCTGAGAACATCCTCATCATGGGTACCGATTCGGACCCTGATGGCACCAACAAACGCTCGGACACGATAATGCTGGCGCGGGTCAATCCCAAGGGCGAATGTCTTTCGATACTCTCGATGCCCCGTGACCTGGTCGTCAACATCCCCGGAGTCGGCCAGGACAAGATAAATTCAGCTTACGCTGTGGGCGGCGCCCCCCTGGCCATCGAAACCGTGCGGGAACTCACCGGGCAGCCGGTCCACCACTTCGTCATGGTCGACTACACCGGCTTCGAGAAAGCTGTTGACGCCATGGGCGGGGTCTACATAGACGTGGACAAGCGCTACTTCAACGATAACAGCGACGCCCTCTGGGGGCAGGAGTATGAGCCGATCGATATCTATCCCGGCTATCAGAAGCTTAGCGGCAAGGACGCTCTGGCTTTTGTCCGTTATCGCCACACCGACAGTGATTTCATGCGGATCGCACGCCAGCAGCTCTTTATCAACGACACCAAGGCCCAGTCCATGAAATGGGGCAACATAACCAAGATCCCCGAGCTGGCCGACGTATTCGCCAGCAACACGACCTCGGACATCGGCCGCAGCGACGTGCTTTCGCTGACGAAGTTCATAATGGGCCTCAGCCGCGACCGCATCTTCCAGGTGCAGGCTCCCGTGGATGAATTGAACGGCGGTTATCTGGCTGTTTCCAGAGAAGCGTTCTCACAGGCGCTCGAAGATTTCAATTCGCCGGCTTTCGCCAAACCTGAGCCGCAGATCCCCGGCGCCGCAGCGCCTGAAGTCCCTTCAGAAAAAACCAAAAAAACCCCCCTCGAGGTACTCAATGGCAACGGCGTTGAAGGCGCCGCCAGCCTGGCCGCCAACCTGCTGATGCAGAAGGGTTTCACCTCGGTCGCCATAGGCGGCAACGCCAGTAACAGTTATGGGGATAATCAGATATACTTCCGCGAAGGAAACCAGCAGGCGGCCGAGGAACTGGCTACCCTGCTCAAGCCTGCGACGGTTTCGCCGATGCCTCCGGAGCTGAGCACGAAAGCCCAGGTGCTGGTCGCGGTAGGAAGCAACTTTGAAGGACAGCTGACCGAGAAGCAGCCCGAAGTGAAATCGGCGCTGAACTTCGAGCAGGACTCCGAAACGGGACTCCGCAGCTGGCAGTCGGCTTCATTGCAGGTTCCGTTCAAAGTACAGAAGCCAACCAGCTTCCCGGCGGAATTTGATTATGCCGATTTTCATATCTATGAGATCCAGACGGATGATGGACCCCGCCCGGCACTCAAGGTCGTCGGCGAGAGTGAGACGGGAGACAGCTGGGGCATCATGGAGACGACGTTCGCCAATGCGCCGCTGCTCGATAATGCGACCATCGAACGTGAGGTCTCAGGCAGGAATTACCGCTTTTATTATGTTGGCGACAAGCTGAAATATCTCGCCTGGCAGGACGGCGATGTAGTTTACTGGTTAAGCAATTCACTGCAAAACACGCTGAGCGAGGACACCATGGTCCAGCTGGCAGTATCTTTCAAGACCGTATGA
- a CDS encoding glycosyltransferase family 4 protein: protein MKIAMLAPPWIKIPPAGYGGIEWVVHYLTEELVGRGNEVTLFATGDSITAAKLESVFDEQMPDRIGETLYDVRQVAACLRRADEFDIIHDHSGFAGVAFAELVDTPVVHTLHGPFTHDICGFYQEFRDSAHYVSISDYQRSCCPDLQHAGTVYNPIDVEGWPYRGRDEKEDYLLAFGRLCEDKGFHTAIEVAKRTGERLVIAGAIQHQSRDYYETMVKPHVDGEHISFVGEVTLTEKWNLFSKAKAFLFPIQWPEPFGLVMIEAMAAGTPVIAFPEGSVPEVVADGRSGFLVPDADGMVDAIGRIDSIDPAECRRHVQENFSVSKCTDGYEKIYRKILEC, encoded by the coding sequence ATGAAAATCGCTATGCTCGCTCCGCCGTGGATCAAGATCCCACCCGCTGGGTACGGAGGAATCGAATGGGTGGTCCATTACCTCACCGAGGAGCTGGTGGGTCGCGGTAATGAAGTCACACTCTTCGCGACCGGAGATTCCATCACAGCGGCGAAGCTCGAATCTGTTTTTGACGAACAGATGCCCGACCGCATAGGCGAGACGTTATACGACGTCCGGCAGGTAGCCGCCTGCCTGCGCCGGGCTGATGAATTCGACATAATCCACGATCACAGCGGCTTTGCAGGAGTCGCCTTCGCCGAGCTTGTCGACACACCGGTCGTCCATACCCTTCACGGCCCGTTCACCCACGACATCTGCGGCTTCTACCAGGAATTCCGCGATTCGGCCCATTACGTCAGCATCAGCGATTACCAGCGCAGCTGCTGTCCGGACCTGCAACATGCCGGCACCGTCTACAATCCCATCGATGTGGAGGGCTGGCCATATCGCGGCAGGGATGAGAAAGAGGACTATCTGCTGGCTTTCGGCAGATTGTGCGAAGACAAGGGGTTCCATACGGCGATCGAGGTCGCGAAGCGCACCGGTGAAAGACTGGTGATCGCCGGCGCCATCCAGCACCAGTCCCGGGATTACTACGAAACCATGGTCAAGCCCCATGTGGACGGAGAGCACATCAGTTTTGTGGGAGAAGTGACCCTGACCGAGAAATGGAACCTGTTCTCCAAGGCGAAGGCTTTTCTTTTCCCGATCCAGTGGCCGGAGCCTTTCGGGCTGGTGATGATCGAAGCCATGGCAGCCGGAACCCCGGTGATAGCCTTCCCGGAAGGCTCGGTTCCTGAGGTTGTAGCAGATGGCCGGTCCGGATTCCTGGTGCCCGACGCTGATGGTATGGTAGACGCTATCGGGCGCATAGACAGCATCGATCCGGCAGAGTGCCGCCGGCATGTACAGGAGAATTTCAGCGTCAGCAAATGCACCGACGGGTATGAAAAAATCTACCGGAAAATCCTCGAATGCTAG
- a CDS encoding bifunctional oligoribonuclease/PAP phosphatase NrnA, whose product MNQETTMDRTLDSLADALRQEKRVLITCHVKPDGDAIGSLIAMHRAMSGLGADSVMYLADDSPVAPEFRWLPGLSEAVFGTPPTDHASRTLISVDCGSAERIGNEDLVVTASRIINIDHHSDNTRFGKLNLVVAGASSTAEILYFVLRKMGVELTMEIAEALYTGILVDSGRFQYSSATATTFRVAADLISRGVDHTEIFHNVYETVPLAKSRLLCRLLTNMTIACDGSLAIGLLDREDFESAGAGNGLTEGLVDNLRAIEGVRVAALIYARPGGSVEPGHEDAPGKTLYRVSLRSSSEALDVQRIAGAKGGGGHRQAAGYTAEDESSQEIIDYLTASVARALEED is encoded by the coding sequence ATGAACCAAGAGACGACGATGGACAGGACCCTGGACTCCCTCGCTGACGCTCTCAGGCAGGAGAAGCGGGTCCTGATAACCTGCCACGTGAAGCCCGACGGCGACGCCATCGGCAGCCTGATTGCCATGCACAGGGCCATGTCCGGTCTTGGCGCCGACAGCGTCATGTACCTGGCAGACGACAGCCCGGTAGCTCCCGAGTTCCGGTGGCTCCCGGGGCTCAGCGAAGCGGTCTTCGGGACTCCTCCCACCGACCATGCCTCCAGGACACTTATATCGGTCGACTGCGGCAGCGCCGAGCGCATCGGCAACGAGGATCTGGTCGTTACCGCTTCACGGATCATCAACATCGACCATCACAGTGACAATACCCGCTTCGGCAAGCTGAACCTGGTGGTCGCCGGGGCCAGCTCGACAGCCGAGATCCTGTATTTCGTCCTCAGGAAGATGGGAGTGGAACTCACGATGGAGATCGCCGAAGCGCTCTACACCGGCATCCTGGTCGACAGCGGCCGTTTTCAGTACTCTTCCGCGACGGCCACGACTTTCCGGGTCGCGGCCGATCTCATCTCCCGGGGGGTCGATCACACAGAGATATTCCATAACGTCTACGAGACGGTTCCGCTCGCCAAGTCCCGGCTTCTCTGCCGGCTGCTGACTAACATGACCATAGCCTGCGATGGCAGTCTGGCTATCGGGCTGCTCGACCGGGAGGACTTCGAGTCCGCGGGAGCCGGCAACGGCCTCACTGAAGGCCTGGTGGACAACCTCCGCGCCATCGAGGGGGTCAGGGTGGCCGCGCTTATCTATGCCCGGCCCGGTGGCTCTGTTGAACCCGGCCATGAGGATGCACCCGGAAAGACCCTGTACCGGGTCAGCCTGAGGTCTTCTTCCGAGGCGTTAGACGTTCAGAGGATTGCAGGCGCCAAAGGCGGCGGCGGACACAGGCAGGCGGCGGGATACACCGCCGAGGACGAGAGTTCCCAGGAGATAATCGACTACCTGACAGCGAGTGTCGCCCGCGCGCTGGAAGAGGATTAG
- a CDS encoding diguanylate cyclase has protein sequence MTAKIFRKSIIYGIVGALLGVVYAFIAVVILDPLLGVELQKIHLVLAPLLLGTVALLIGRHAEVLEDAKKRFSVLTQQAIIDKHWDVSFEDEYIPTCWEVKKCDKTDCPVHGKHNVRCWLVAGTFCRGEVQGKFAQKLGNCSKCTIYQTALAHNPVSEISENFYSLMWALREKEDMLGDAHDKLQGQYAELAEHHKKAKEMANTDGLTGLKNHGHFQRHLHHEVDRARRYERPLSLIMIDLDFFKQVNDKFGHQKGDAVLKHVGRILREECRDVDYVARYGGEEFVIVMPETTAPSAIDAANRLREKIEMLYLEVNLPEHQTGASFGVADFPDCAPDNTSLIAAADGALLFAKRQGRNRVSYFRDLSDAELSGDDLDNLNTRLEGAGFQTIRVLAKAVDVRDQYPEHDMNNLSRVATSLARELSFTPDQVEALILATKLHDIGKIGIPKKILQKTDHLLPEELEILRQHPQMGEQILQEANTVKDLIAAVLYHHERWDGKGYPEGLHGEEIPLMARIVGILDAYRAMRSDRPYSKALSVNEAIAELRSAAGSQFDPVLVEKFVQLLNEEEGKHLKRVG, from the coding sequence ATGACCGCAAAAATATTCAGAAAATCAATTATTTATGGGATAGTCGGCGCCCTGCTGGGTGTCGTATACGCATTTATCGCTGTCGTTATCCTTGATCCGCTGCTGGGAGTCGAACTACAGAAGATACACCTGGTTCTGGCTCCACTTCTTCTAGGCACGGTCGCGCTATTGATTGGCAGGCATGCAGAGGTCCTGGAAGATGCGAAGAAACGTTTCTCGGTGCTCACGCAGCAGGCCATCATCGATAAACACTGGGATGTATCGTTCGAAGATGAGTACATTCCCACCTGCTGGGAGGTCAAGAAATGCGACAAGACCGACTGCCCGGTTCACGGAAAACATAATGTCCGTTGCTGGCTGGTGGCCGGCACATTCTGCCGTGGTGAAGTCCAGGGCAAGTTTGCCCAGAAGCTTGGCAACTGCTCCAAGTGCACGATTTATCAGACTGCTCTTGCCCATAATCCGGTGAGCGAGATAAGTGAGAATTTTTACAGCCTGATGTGGGCCCTTCGGGAAAAAGAGGACATGCTGGGTGATGCCCACGACAAGCTCCAGGGCCAGTATGCAGAGCTGGCTGAGCATCATAAAAAAGCCAAAGAGATGGCGAACACGGATGGGCTGACAGGACTCAAGAACCACGGCCATTTTCAGCGGCACCTTCACCACGAAGTCGACCGCGCCAGGAGATATGAACGCCCCCTCTCCCTGATCATGATCGATCTTGATTTCTTCAAGCAGGTCAACGACAAGTTCGGTCATCAAAAGGGAGACGCGGTATTGAAGCACGTAGGAAGAATATTGCGTGAGGAGTGTCGGGACGTTGATTACGTAGCCAGATACGGAGGCGAAGAGTTCGTCATCGTGATGCCCGAGACTACAGCTCCCAGCGCTATCGATGCGGCAAACAGGCTGCGGGAAAAGATCGAGATGCTCTACCTCGAGGTCAACCTCCCCGAGCATCAGACGGGCGCCAGTTTCGGCGTGGCTGATTTTCCTGATTGCGCGCCAGATAACACCAGTCTGATCGCGGCTGCGGACGGCGCTCTGCTCTTTGCAAAGAGGCAGGGGCGGAACCGGGTCTCCTACTTCAGGGATCTGTCAGATGCCGAGCTGAGCGGCGACGATCTGGATAATCTCAACACCAGGCTGGAAGGAGCTGGTTTCCAGACTATCCGCGTGCTCGCCAAGGCTGTGGATGTGCGGGACCAGTATCCGGAGCACGATATGAATAACCTCTCGCGGGTCGCTACTTCCCTGGCGAGGGAGCTGAGCTTCACTCCGGATCAGGTCGAGGCGCTCATTCTTGCCACCAAGCTGCATGACATCGGCAAGATCGGCATCCCGAAGAAGATATTGCAGAAGACGGACCATCTGCTTCCCGAAGAGCTCGAGATTCTACGCCAGCATCCCCAGATGGGAGAACAGATCCTTCAGGAGGCCAATACGGTCAAGGACCTGATCGCGGCCGTCCTGTATCATCATGAAAGATGGGATGGAAAGGGTTATCCTGAAGGTCTTCATGGTGAAGAGATACCGCTTATGGCGCGCATCGTGGGCATTCTTGACGCGTACCGGGCGATGCGCAGCGACCGCCCCTACAGCAAGGCGTTGTCTGTCAACGAAGCCATAGCCGAGCTTCGCTCTGCGGCAGGAAGCCAGTTCGATCCCGTGCTGGTCGAGAAGTTTGTCCAGTTGCTGAACGAAGAAGAAGGGAAGCACCTGAAGCGGGTTGGATAG
- a CDS encoding D-alanine--D-alanine ligase translates to MSKKTIAVLKGGRSLERNISLKSGARVEKALREQGYAAEGIDVDESLVRTLKELKPDAAFIAMHGRSGEDGTVQELLDILGIPYTGSDVLPSIRCMDKVLSKHIFVADGIPTPPFYAFNRDAFQELGAVDTMPIIGEELGFPIVVKPAAQGSALGIRFAHTASELPAALISAFSFDNKVLLEKYVKGTELAVSILGKEPRALPVVEVRPKTDFFDFESRYTMGKADYLVPAEIPEAAAVEVAELSLRVFKSLGCSGFGRVDVMMDESGGLQVLEINTIPGFTETSLLPMAAQAAGIGFNELVEEILLCALEG, encoded by the coding sequence ATGAGCAAAAAAACCATAGCAGTCCTCAAGGGCGGCCGTTCTCTGGAGCGCAACATCTCGCTCAAGTCCGGCGCCAGGGTGGAGAAGGCTCTCAGGGAGCAGGGTTATGCAGCTGAGGGCATCGATGTCGACGAAAGCCTTGTGAGGACTCTCAAGGAACTCAAACCCGACGCCGCCTTCATCGCCATGCACGGCCGCAGCGGTGAGGATGGGACGGTCCAGGAACTGCTGGACATCCTCGGCATCCCCTACACGGGGTCAGACGTACTGCCGTCGATCCGCTGCATGGACAAGGTCCTTTCCAAGCACATTTTCGTCGCCGATGGCATCCCGACTCCTCCCTTCTACGCCTTCAACCGCGACGCATTCCAGGAGCTGGGGGCAGTTGACACTATGCCCATAATCGGCGAAGAGCTTGGCTTCCCCATCGTGGTCAAGCCGGCGGCTCAGGGCTCGGCGCTGGGTATCCGTTTCGCGCACACGGCCAGCGAACTGCCGGCGGCGCTGATCTCAGCCTTCAGCTTCGACAACAAGGTGCTGCTGGAGAAATACGTCAAAGGCACCGAGCTTGCCGTGAGCATCCTCGGCAAGGAGCCAAGGGCACTGCCAGTGGTCGAAGTACGGCCCAAGACAGATTTCTTCGACTTCGAGTCACGCTATACCATGGGCAAGGCCGACTACCTGGTGCCCGCCGAGATCCCGGAAGCTGCCGCGGTCGAAGTCGCGGAGCTGTCCCTGCGTGTTTTCAAATCCCTGGGGTGTTCGGGCTTCGGCCGTGTGGACGTAATGATGGACGAGTCTGGCGGGCTGCAGGTGCTGGAGATCAACACCATCCCCGGCTTCACCGAGACCAGCCTCCTGCCCATGGCCGCCCAGGCGGCAGGCATCGGCTTCAACGAACTGGTGGAGGAGATCCTGCTCTGCGCGCTTGAAGGTTAA